One segment of Bradyrhizobium sp. WD16 DNA contains the following:
- the cynS gene encoding cyanase, with translation MTRSDLTEKLLDIKRDNEWTWKYICDKIGGYSEVLIVGAILGQMKLTKPQAANAAELFGLSKSETALLNETPSRGTPMPPTDPLIYRFYELVMVNGPAWKALIEEEFGDGIMSAIDFDMVMERQANPRGDRVKITMSGKFLPYKYYGASGNVPEYGFKES, from the coding sequence ATGACGCGTTCCGATCTCACCGAGAAGCTGCTCGACATCAAGCGCGACAACGAATGGACCTGGAAATACATCTGCGACAAGATCGGCGGCTATTCCGAGGTGCTGATCGTCGGCGCCATTCTCGGCCAGATGAAGCTGACCAAGCCCCAGGCCGCCAACGCCGCCGAACTGTTCGGTCTGTCGAAGTCCGAGACTGCCTTGCTCAACGAGACGCCGTCGCGCGGCACGCCGATGCCGCCGACCGATCCGCTGATCTACCGCTTCTATGAGCTGGTGATGGTCAACGGCCCGGCCTGGAAGGCGCTGATCGAGGAGGAGTTCGGTGACGGCATCATGTCGGCGATCGACTTCGACATGGTGATGGAGCGGCAGGCCAATCCCAGGGGCGACCGCGTCAAGATCACCATGTCCGGCAAGTTCCTGCCTTACAAATACTATGGCGCGAGCGGCAATGTGCCGGAATACGGCTTCAAGGAGAGCTGA
- a CDS encoding MSMEG_0569 family flavin-dependent oxidoreductase, which translates to MPDHSASHYPVIVIGGGQAGLAMSHELRQHGIDHVVLEKNTIAHAWKTQRWDSFCLVTPNWQCKLPGFSYPGDDPDGFMLRDEIVDYVEAYARRIEAPVREGVAATRLSRSGGRFLVETSAGPLSADQVVLAVGGYHHANVPAMAGRLPSRIAQLHSSTYRNPQALAAGEVLVVGSGQSGCQIAEDLHLAGRKVHLAVGGAPRCPRLYRGRDSVEWLDHLGQYDLPVDQHPLKEKVRGNANHYLTGRDGGRDIDLRRFAGEGMKLYGRLRDISGETIAFADDLAANLDNADRVYNGICALIDNYIASNAIEAPPPSRYAPVWQPGEIPSRIDLAAAGISTIIWTTGFRSDWSWVDLPIFDGSGYPTHTRGVTAAPGVYVVGLPWLHTWGSGRFVGVGRDAEFIAGHVRDRFAATQASNAA; encoded by the coding sequence ATGCCGGACCATTCCGCCAGCCACTATCCCGTCATCGTCATCGGCGGCGGCCAGGCCGGGCTCGCCATGAGCCATGAACTGCGCCAGCACGGCATCGACCACGTCGTGCTGGAGAAGAACACCATCGCCCATGCCTGGAAGACCCAGCGCTGGGATTCCTTCTGCCTGGTGACGCCGAACTGGCAATGCAAGCTGCCGGGATTTTCCTATCCCGGCGACGATCCGGACGGCTTCATGCTGCGCGACGAGATCGTCGACTATGTCGAGGCTTACGCCCGCCGCATCGAGGCGCCGGTGCGCGAGGGCGTCGCCGCCACCCGCCTCAGCCGCAGCGGCGGCCGCTTCCTCGTCGAGACCAGCGCAGGCCCCTTGAGCGCCGACCAGGTGGTGCTGGCGGTGGGCGGCTATCACCATGCCAACGTGCCGGCGATGGCCGGGCGCCTGCCGTCGCGGATCGCCCAGCTCCATTCGTCGACCTATCGCAACCCGCAGGCACTGGCCGCGGGCGAGGTGCTGGTGGTCGGCAGCGGCCAGTCGGGTTGCCAGATCGCCGAGGATCTGCACCTCGCCGGACGCAAGGTTCATCTCGCCGTCGGCGGCGCGCCGCGCTGCCCCCGCCTCTATCGCGGCCGCGACAGCGTCGAATGGCTCGATCACCTCGGCCAGTACGACCTGCCGGTCGACCAGCATCCGCTCAAGGAGAAGGTGCGCGGGAACGCCAATCACTACCTGACCGGACGCGACGGCGGCCGCGACATCGACCTGCGCCGCTTCGCCGGCGAGGGCATGAAGCTCTATGGCCGGCTCCGCGACATCAGCGGCGAGACGATCGCCTTCGCCGACGACCTTGCCGCCAATCTCGACAATGCCGACAGGGTCTATAACGGCATCTGCGCGCTGATCGACAACTATATCGCCAGCAACGCCATCGAGGCGCCGCCGCCCTCGCGCTACGCGCCGGTGTGGCAGCCCGGTGAGATCCCGAGCCGGATCGATCTCGCCGCCGCGGGCATCAGCACCATCATCTGGACCACCGGCTTCCGGTCGGACTGGTCGTGGGTCGACCTGCCGATCTTCGACGGCAGCGGCTATCCGACCCACACCCGCGGCGTCACTGCGGCGCCCGGCGTCTATGTGGTCGGCCTGCCCTGGCTCCACACCTGGGGGTCGGGGCGCTTCGTCGGCGTCGGCCGCGACGCCGAATTCATCGCCGGGCACGTCCGCGACCGCTTCGCCGCGACGCAGGCGAGCAATGCGGCGTGA
- a CDS encoding MSMEG_0570 family nitrogen starvation response protein, whose product MPEMRFHIRWPDGFEEACYSPSLVVREHLTVGESYPLADFIERCRTALSIASERVRARYGVPCSRALGQLASLEAKALRLKDHPGGDVAVLAFEE is encoded by the coding sequence ATGCCTGAAATGCGCTTTCACATCCGCTGGCCCGACGGCTTTGAGGAGGCGTGCTATTCGCCGTCGCTGGTGGTGCGCGAGCATCTCACCGTCGGCGAGAGCTATCCGCTGGCGGATTTCATCGAGCGCTGCCGCACCGCGCTCTCCATCGCCAGCGAGCGGGTGCGTGCCAGATACGGCGTGCCGTGCAGCCGGGCGCTCGGCCAGCTCGCCTCCCTCGAGGCCAAGGCGCTGCGCCTCAAGGACCATCCCGGCGGCGATGTCGCCGTCCTCGCCTTCGAAGAGTAA
- a CDS encoding sll0787 family AIR synthase-like protein, whose translation MATAALRNCDPDPDLATLAERLRQGGGLNAKREIAAVARALGLPGTQAIAVGDDCAAIPDGDAYTLFAIEGFMSEFVAADPWFAGWCGVMVNISDIAAMGGRPLAVVNALWADGISGATPLLEGLAAAARSFDVPVVGGHSNLRGASGQLAVAILGRAQRLLTSFDARPGDTLVAAIDLRGRYRPPFLNFDAATLAPPRRLRGDIELLPAIAEAGLATAAKDISQAGVVGTAAMLAECSRVAIDIDPAAVPRPAGVALDRWLMSFPSFGYLLSVPPASTAAVVARFAARDIAAAAIGTVGDGTQVAITDGTHREVIWDFAAGPLIGCAPQPTAEGRP comes from the coding sequence ATGGCGACAGCGGCGCTGCGCAATTGCGATCCCGATCCCGATCTCGCCACGCTGGCCGAGCGCCTGCGCCAAGGCGGTGGCCTCAACGCCAAGCGCGAGATCGCCGCGGTGGCGCGCGCCCTCGGCCTGCCCGGCACGCAGGCGATCGCGGTCGGCGACGACTGCGCGGCGATTCCCGACGGCGACGCCTATACGCTGTTCGCCATCGAAGGCTTCATGAGCGAGTTCGTCGCCGCCGATCCATGGTTCGCCGGCTGGTGCGGCGTGATGGTCAACATCTCCGACATCGCCGCCATGGGCGGCCGCCCGCTGGCGGTGGTGAACGCATTGTGGGCCGACGGCATCAGTGGCGCGACACCGCTGCTGGAGGGACTTGCCGCCGCCGCCCGCAGCTTCGACGTGCCGGTGGTCGGCGGCCACAGCAATCTGCGCGGGGCGAGCGGCCAGCTCGCCGTCGCCATCCTCGGCCGGGCGCAGCGCCTGCTGACGAGCTTCGATGCGAGGCCCGGCGACACCCTGGTCGCAGCCATCGACCTGCGCGGCCGCTATCGTCCGCCGTTCCTCAACTTCGACGCGGCGACGCTGGCCCCGCCGCGCCGGTTGCGCGGCGACATCGAGCTGTTGCCGGCCATCGCCGAGGCCGGCCTCGCCACCGCCGCCAAGGACATCAGCCAGGCCGGTGTCGTCGGCACCGCCGCGATGCTCGCCGAGTGCTCGCGGGTCGCCATCGACATCGATCCCGCCGCGGTTCCCCGCCCTGCCGGGGTTGCGCTCGACCGCTGGCTGATGAGCTTTCCGAGCTTCGGCTATCTGTTGTCGGTGCCGCCCGCATCCACCGCCGCGGTGGTGGCGCGCTTTGCCGCGCGCGACATCGCCGCCGCGGCCATCGGCACCGTCGGCGACGGAACGCAGGTCGCCATCACCGACGGGACGCATCGCGAAGTCATCTGGGATTTCGCCGCCGGGCCCCTGATCGGCTGCGCGCCGCAGCCGACCGCGGAGGGCCGCCCATGA
- a CDS encoding MSMEG_0567/Sll0786 family nitrogen starvation N-acetyltransferase: MMFEPVPQFIAPGFQIKFATDDWERKAAAALRRQVFCGEQRIFDGDDRDAVDEVAVPLVAVSLLGVASGDVVGTVRIHRDEGERDTWWGSRLAVERSYRKVAGIGAGLIRLAVSSAHGRGCHRFLAHVQSQNALLFQHLHWRSLGECDLHGRPHHRMEADLAHYPPFMTPETGFMSLARLAA; the protein is encoded by the coding sequence ATGATGTTCGAACCGGTCCCGCAGTTCATCGCGCCGGGCTTCCAGATCAAGTTCGCCACGGACGACTGGGAGCGCAAGGCGGCCGCGGCGCTGCGCCGCCAAGTGTTCTGCGGCGAGCAGAGGATCTTCGACGGCGACGATCGCGACGCCGTCGACGAGGTCGCCGTTCCCCTCGTCGCCGTGTCGCTGCTCGGGGTGGCGAGCGGCGACGTCGTCGGCACCGTCCGCATCCATCGCGACGAGGGCGAGCGCGACACCTGGTGGGGCTCGCGCCTCGCGGTCGAGCGCTCCTATCGCAAGGTGGCCGGCATCGGCGCCGGGCTGATCCGCCTCGCGGTGAGTTCGGCGCATGGCCGCGGCTGCCACCGCTTCCTTGCCCACGTGCAGAGCCAGAACGCGCTGCTGTTCCAGCATCTGCACTGGCGCTCGCTCGGCGAATGCGACCTCCATGGCCGGCCCCATCACCGCATGGAAGCCGACCTCGCCCATTATCCGCCCTTCATGACGCCGGAGACCGGCTTCATGTCGCTGGCACGACTGGCGGCCTGA
- a CDS encoding MSMEG_0565 family glycosyltransferase, with protein sequence MTAHPLRVAILTHSTNARGGVVHALELAQALERLGHQAVVHAPDPSGAGFTHHSRARTVSIPAGPAPADLAAMVERRAADYVAWFDAARCRGFDVFHAQDGISGNALATLKDRGLIPGFARTVHHLDDFADPRLQALQHRSIAAADRRLVVSRTWCERIAADYGGVPAIVGNGVDTLRFAPRARSGDASLRRRLSLREGPVLLSVGGIEERKNSLAILDAFRQLHAVRPAAQLVIAGGASVLDHHAYQIEFRDRLAAAGVPPNSVVVTGVIADADMPALYRQADALVFASLREGFGLAVIEAMASGVPVVVPHMAPFTEYLTGDDAVWCDPTNAGSIADAMAMALAEPLRSRLAVAGMMVAHRHGWLAVARAHMAAYAALAEMQHA encoded by the coding sequence ATGACCGCGCATCCGCTCCGCGTCGCCATTCTCACCCATTCGACCAATGCCCGCGGCGGCGTCGTTCATGCCCTCGAACTCGCCCAGGCGCTGGAGCGGCTGGGGCATCAGGCCGTGGTCCATGCGCCCGATCCGAGCGGCGCCGGATTCACCCATCACTCGAGGGCGCGCACCGTCTCCATCCCGGCGGGACCGGCGCCGGCGGATCTCGCCGCCATGGTCGAGCGGCGCGCCGCCGACTACGTCGCCTGGTTCGATGCAGCGCGCTGCCGCGGCTTCGACGTCTTCCATGCCCAGGACGGCATTTCCGGCAATGCGCTGGCGACGCTGAAGGACCGCGGCCTGATCCCCGGCTTCGCCCGCACCGTCCATCACCTCGACGACTTCGCCGATCCGCGGCTTCAGGCGCTGCAGCACCGCTCGATCGCCGCCGCCGATCGCCGTCTCGTCGTCAGCAGGACGTGGTGCGAGCGCATCGCGGCCGATTACGGCGGCGTGCCGGCGATCGTCGGCAACGGTGTCGACACGCTGCGCTTTGCGCCGCGGGCGCGCAGCGGCGACGCCAGCTTGCGCCGACGCCTCTCCTTGCGCGAAGGGCCGGTGCTGCTCAGCGTCGGCGGCATCGAGGAGCGCAAGAATTCGCTCGCCATTCTCGACGCTTTCCGGCAGCTGCACGCGGTGCGACCGGCGGCGCAACTCGTCATCGCCGGCGGCGCCAGCGTGCTCGACCATCACGCCTACCAGATCGAATTCAGGGACCGTCTCGCCGCCGCCGGCGTGCCGCCGAACAGCGTCGTCGTCACCGGCGTCATCGCCGATGCGGACATGCCCGCGCTCTATCGCCAGGCCGACGCCCTCGTCTTCGCCTCGCTGCGCGAGGGCTTCGGCCTTGCGGTGATCGAGGCCATGGCGAGCGGGGTTCCGGTCGTCGTCCCGCACATGGCGCCGTTCACCGAATATCTCACCGGCGACGATGCGGTCTGGTGCGACCCGACGAATGCCGGATCGATCGCCGATGCCATGGCCATGGCGCTCGCCGAGCCGTTGCGCTCGCGGCTCGCCGTCGCCGGCATGATGGTCGCGCACCGCCACGGCTGGCTCGCGGTGGCGAGGGCTCACATGGCGGCCTATGCCGCGCTCGCGGAGATGCAGCATGCCTGA